The Oreochromis aureus strain Israel breed Guangdong linkage group 15, ZZ_aureus, whole genome shotgun sequence genome contains the following window.
aaacatctTAACATAGATGACATAATGTACATTAACAGTTCTTTATTGGCAGGTGTTTAGTTCTAACAACAGCAATGACTAATAATGGccacatattaaataaaatcaatcactgcttaagaaagaaaaatgtttattgGTTAAAGAAGTatttaaaaacctttattttaccATCATATACTTACACTTTACAGCAGTGGACCCCACACATGAGCATTGTCTGAATACTTGCAAGAAGTAATTATTGCTTCTCTTCTGTCAGTGAACAACATTACTGTACCTCACCGAGATATTTGGTGATTAAAAGTCTGATGTTATTGATTATAATAATGTCTGTGTTATAAAATAAATTAGTAACATGTTCATCATGTCATCAGAAAACCACATACTATGTGTATCATAATGCTTCTCAATCACCCATGTCTCAGTGCAACTCCTATTGTAGCCAAAATATCAGTTACATATGCAAATACTCCAAAACAATGACCAACTGGCAATTGAAGCAAAACCGCAATAAAAGACATTCAAATTGAGATTTATCTTAGTGTTTGGTAGTTGTGGAGCTACACTGGCATATCTTTATTAGAAATGACTAAATATTAGTCCGCATCTATAAGCAGTCTTCTACAAACTCACATTTTGATTGCGACACAGTTAGCTTGATTTACATTACTAAATATCTACTTCTTAAGCAGCAAATTAAATTGAACTACActaagtttgaaaaacaaaaaaaatctaatatgtAAAATGCAGAAAATCATTCGAGTGTCTTTGTTTCTCAcaataggtaaaaaaaaaaagaacacatttcaGCAAATGACTGACAGTAATAAAGCCTTTCTTAATAGAACAAACATATTTCGCTGAGTGACAGCAGCTTGCTACCATCATCCCTGCCACCCCTGTGCACACTCCAAAACATGATAAAAGCACTAAAACCTTACACTACACAAATTCAAAGTTTATCAGATAATAAACAATATTACCTGACATATTACCTGATAATAAACGGCAATAAACAGTTTGTGGGGGGCTTTTTTGCTTTACTGAGTAGTAGTCAATTTTCTTTGTCTTAGTGGTAGTTGTCCTAAAGATGTCTGgcaataaatattaatttacAAAACATATAAACCCTTTACTGTTAGTCACTGTCAAAGAATTAACCAAGTTATTTATACAACAGCATTGAACAATAACTTTGTGTTGTGACTAGGGCAACTGACAAATTAGAAGAAATCAACACATCTTTGGGTGAATGAAAATGAGAATgaaagtaaagaaactgaacCAAACTGCACTCATTGGCTGTGATACCACACTTCATAACTGCACTACAAAACTCAATTTTAAACAGTGTGTTCTTGTTATCCCAAATTCTCTATCGCATGACATTTATATCACTTGACCACATTAGGAAATTTAGATGCACAGGTATGAAGATTTGTAGCTCGCTGTCGTTTATCAGACAAATACAGTGTTCACTGATCTCGActaaacataaatgaaactgagTGGGTAGTAGCCACTTTACAAAACATAAAACGCTGCAAAGCTACTAATGCTTCATGCCATCGTATTTCATGAAAAAGGACATCATCAACTGGAAAAACATGAGGAAcattgaaagaaacaaaaacagtaaatcTTTTATGTAATATCAGTAAATTAAAACCAAAGCTGTCAACTTATGGGGCTGTGTTCTTGAACAGATTATTAATGTTGGTTGTGTTAGACTCTTTCAATCCCAATTCGTGTGGCTACAATATTCTCTTGAGGCTGGGTTAAAAGCACTAAAAAGTAAAACTCAGTCAGAAAATACTTGTACCTTTGATATTATTACATAATGGTTTTAATGTTTCTTGAACTGACTAAAAGTCTCTATATTGAAGACGGTGATTGAGATTAGTCGCACCTCTCAAATAAACCTATGTGATAAAGTGTTTCCTGATGTTTCTGGCTTCAACCAGAAATTCTGTCAGCCAGAGAGAGGTGGAAAGAGGAGAAACCGTGTTTTAAACATCCAGGTCATCTGGCCTGGCTCGGCTGCTCATTCTGCTGCTGGCCCTGCTACAAGGCCTGGCATCCATCAACGCTAGCGGCTGCAGCTCATGTCCTGCTGAGGAAGACAGTTTCTTATGCTCGTGGGTATCATCGGGGAAATCAAAGGCTTGTGCGTGTGAGTTTGAAATAGTGCTTCCTCCACCATTCTGTCCAAGACGGTTCTGTTCTGTAGAGTAGTTAGCCCAGTTCTGCTCGTTGGCCTGCTTATTATAATTACGGCACGAGCCAGTTCCCCGCTCCCCTGTGGCAAGCTTGTAGCCAGGGGGGGACATTGGTGAGAGTGGGGCAGTTGGGGATGAGCAGCCATTATAGTAGGCATACTTTGTAGTAGAGAGTTCTTTAGGGGTAGGGCTTAAGGTGCCTCCGCTGGGGTAGAGTGTGGGTTGTTGTTTGCCTTTTACACGATCTTTGATCCTCTTAAAGAACACATAGAAAAGTTCAATGACATTGAGCAGCAATGACACCAGTGAGACcaccaacatgaaaataatgaacACGGTCTTCTCTGTGGGACGAGACAAAAAACAGTCCACTCGGTGTGGACATGGGTTCCTCTCACAGGTGTAGACTGCACTCAGACTGAACCCATATATGTACCACTGAATAACCAGGAAGCCCACTTCAAACATAGACTTGAAAAAAATGCTCACTATATAGGTTCTAAGGAGGGCTCCTTTCATCTTGACTTTGCCATGTTCCTCAATACCATACTTCAGCTTTTTCATCTCGATTTTCTTTAAAGGTATGTCAACGTCACCTCCGTCATTTTGCACAGCCTTGAGGTCCTCTTCTTTCTTGTTGAGTTTCTGCTCTTTCCTGTTCAGATAGAAGACATGAGCCAGGTAGAGAAGTGTAGGTGTCGACACAAAAATAATTTGGAGAACCCAGAAGCGAACGTGGGAAATGGGGAAGGATTTATCGTAACAGACATTTTCACACCCAGGCTGCTGGGTGTTACACTTGAAggctgactgctcatctccccaGGCCGATTCGACTGCAGTACCGAGCACCAGGATCCTGAATATGAAGAGCACCGACAGCCAGACCTTCCCACCAGCAGTAGAGTAGGCCTGAACTTTGTCCAGCAGACGACCCAGAGCACTCCAGTCACCCATGTTCAGGGAGTATTAGCTAGTGGGAAAAAAGAACAACGTTGAACTGGTTGTAGTGTACAAACTGTGTTACACAAACAGTGGATAAAAGTTAGGAGCAGGAATTGTTTTTTTAGGAAAGATCCCTAAGATTCTTGCCATTAGCTTTGTTTTGGGTTATTTTTTCCAGAACTATGCAAAAACCTAAATTGCGCTGAATGATACAAAGTCTGATGTCTCATCAGTACTCAAAATAATTTGGTATATTCAGTTTAACGTGGCCTTTAAAAGAGGTCTTATTATTTTAAGACGTCACAGAATCGTTTTCAGCGGGCACACCAAAAAGTAGCAGACTATACTGTTAACTTTACTATCGAATGATAAATCACATGCTTGTAACACATACTACGCACACATTAAGACATGTTACTTCAGAGGGCAAGGGCAGCGTTGGATATATGTTTGTAAGGAAACTTTTGCGGGGAAGTGTGAAACAGCAGCCTAATCCCCATGGTGCCAAAGTAACTGCATGTGATCTCACTTATACATGTAAATGGActagtgctttctatctaacattacacacattcacactccagtgGATATGTATCATGCAGACTAGTGCAGCCAGGAGTTGAACCACTAATCTTCTGTTCTCTCTCCTTAGCTGACAGGTTATACACAATGCaatgtctttctgtgtggaaatGTGAAAATTAAGTTTAGTTTGGGAGTGTTCTGcctttacatttaaatataagaaGTGCAAAATTTGAGCTACTACGAATTTAAGGTAAATTAAGAATTCATTGGTATTAGATGGGGAACACATCCCGCCACTTTCCACTTGAATTAGtttgtttgatggaaatgatcagacaaagCAGAACAATGGACTCCAACACAATGACCTACTCAGCAGACCACTCAAAAGTACTAAGAGTACTATGGTTTTCATTGAAAAGAAACAATGTTCACGGGGAAAAAAGAGTGAGCCCTAACTCTGAGTTTCCTGTCTTCAGTGACTTTTAAGCAAAGCAATAAATGGCTACAAGAGAGGCAGAgaatttgaaatataaaaagtactttcattaaattaaaatcgAAAAGAGGTCATTGGCCCACTACATATATTAAAAATCGAGatagtaaaacacacaaataaataaataaatctggctTTTATCAGCCATTGCTCCTTGTAGATGTAAACCAGGTTGTCGGTTTGATTTCTAGAAAAACGAAAAAAGCTGACAAAGCATTCACCTTGGAGAAAGGGATACTCAAAGTTTCTAAGACAAGGCGCATGTGGTCTAGAGCGCACCGGAGTTTATCCGAATATTTCTAAGAGCAGCAGGCGGACAGCGTTTTCCTTCGGacgcgtttttttaaaagccaaacTTTCTTTTACTTACCTGGAAAGttacagagacaaaaaaggTGGCCCGTTCCCCGCCACTTGGCAAAGTTAAAATCCAAGTTTGGCATCAGTAGGAAAACTGAGTCGAACTTGTCAAACTTCCCTTATAACGGTGCCGTCAGAGAAGTTACAGTCACCTGATCTCTACGTCAAGACCGAAGCCCCTGCTGCTGGGagggcaaagaaaaaaagactcctACAGAAACAGCCAATGTGTGGTGTTTCGAGCTTTATTGCTTCATAAGCAGATGAGAACAGGAACGATCACGTGGAACTAATGTTAAAACGCAGcgttacaaatacaaaatacCTCGAACCAACAGATATACCTTCTGTGTGCAAACTACTTTATGACATGTATTTGCATCAGTACATCAGTAAGAGAATGTAACTATGTAGTTAGAATTCTTCTTCACATTTCTCTGGCAGCTGGAAGTACTTGCTACTGTGCAGATAATAGTTAAATCAAGGTAAAGAGGTCCATGTGAAAAAGCCAAAAGGTAACGTACACACCTACCTATCAGttcaaaaaaacacaaacactttaaaagaGGCCCTTCTAcaacttatatatatattatatgtatatatatatatatatatatataatatacttAGATGTACTTGGGCGGTTTCTGTTTCACTGTGTATAATATAGTGCTTATAACTCATATTGCCAATAAAGCCCGTTTTTTAGACCTTACAGAGGGTCCTGGTTATGCTTCACCGAGCACTCAAACTGAAATTCCTCATTTAATTTTTAGTAACTTTCCATTAAACCATTCTGGGGTCCCATAACGCACTTGATTGGTACACAGCACCATCTAgtgatgaaaataaaacaattcaGGTGTGATATCAACTAGAATACAATAGATacg
Protein-coding sequences here:
- the gja1b gene encoding gap junction alpha-1 protein, which encodes MGDWSALGRLLDKVQAYSTAGGKVWLSVLFIFRILVLGTAVESAWGDEQSAFKCNTQQPGCENVCYDKSFPISHVRFWVLQIIFVSTPTLLYLAHVFYLNRKEQKLNKKEEDLKAVQNDGGDVDIPLKKIEMKKLKYGIEEHGKVKMKGALLRTYIVSIFFKSMFEVGFLVIQWYIYGFSLSAVYTCERNPCPHRVDCFLSRPTEKTVFIIFMLVVSLVSLLLNVIELFYVFFKRIKDRVKGKQQPTLYPSGGTLSPTPKELSTTKYAYYNGCSSPTAPLSPMSPPGYKLATGERGTGSCRNYNKQANEQNWANYSTEQNRLGQNGGGSTISNSHAQAFDFPDDTHEHKKLSSSAGHELQPLALMDARPCSRASSRMSSRARPDDLDV